One window of Papaver somniferum cultivar HN1 chromosome 9, ASM357369v1, whole genome shotgun sequence genomic DNA carries:
- the LOC113311022 gene encoding cytokinin riboside 5'-monophosphate phosphoribohydrolase LOG3-like has translation MEGENKVKESKFKSICVFCGSSQGRKSSYQEAAIELGNELVANNIDLVYGGGSVGLMGLVSQAVHDGGRHVLGVIPKTLMPREITGETVGEVRAVADMHQRKAEMARQSDAFIALPGGYGTLEELLEVITWAQLGIHDKPVGLLNVDGYYNTLLCFIDKAVEEGFISPKERHIIISAPTAKELVVKLEEYIPRHEGVATKQSWETDQLIGYSSTNSNDMQSLTN, from the exons ATGGAAGGAGAGAATAAAGTGAAAGAATCCAAATTCAAGAGCATTTGTGTTTTTTGTGGTAGTAGTCAAGGAAGGAAGAGCAGTTATCAAGAGGCTGCCATTGAGCTTGGAAATGAACTG GTGGCAAACAATATTGATTTGGTTTATGGTGGAGGAAGTGTAGGGCTAATGGGCTTAGTTTCACAAGCTGTTCATGATGGCGGTCGACATGTTCTTGG AGTTATCCCCAAGACACTCATGCCTAGAGAG ATAACTGGTGAAACAGTTGGAGAAGTGAGAGCAGTTGCTGATATGCACCAAAGAAAAGCTGAAATGGCTAGACAATCCGATGCTTTCATTGCCTTACCTG GTGGTTATGGAACTCTTGAAGAGCTACTAGAGGTAATAACATGGGCTCAGCTAGGCATCCATGATAAACCG GTGGGATTGTTGAATGTTGATGGGTACTACAACACATTGTTATGTTTCATTGATAAAGCTGTGGAAGAAGGGTTCATTAGTCCCAAGGAACGGCATATTATTATATCTGCTCCAACAGCCAAAGAGTTAGTAGTGAAGTTGGAG GAGTACATACCCCGGCATGAAGGAGTTGCTACGAAACAGAGCTGGGAAACAGATCAACTAATTGGTTACTCGTCTACAAATTCTAATGATATGCAAAGTTTAACAAATTAA